From the genome of Triticum aestivum cultivar Chinese Spring chromosome 3B, IWGSC CS RefSeq v2.1, whole genome shotgun sequence, one region includes:
- the LOC123071161 gene encoding vacuolar protein sorting-associated protein 36 encodes MSVAAADWLPSATVTASGRPVLSAGEIERHLLPLVDLEPEENPRLAPLRGCLLALTSHRLIFLHEASLSARALPLASIVHPYPPHRRHNHNPLRSLFSSSSSSSSHHPRIRIQISLPPSRSEVVAVVVTCKADVDVFYGRLLEAIRARAWEATAAAAPASGAPVAEGAAPAEEDLAIRMPVVGVAGILRKEQETWESAGQNLQDAFQDLNALMSKAKEMMELAEKMRQKLLTNSSAQSNSNDEEMGSKQDMQDLLLSVGIVSPVTKETAGALYHQQLSRQLADFVRVPVERAGGMMALVDVYCLFNRARGTELISPEDLLQACSLWEKFDVPVMLRKFDSGVKVIQTKTHSDDEVFARISSLAQKPDALLKGISPSDAAFTLGIAPALAKEHLLNAENKGLLCRDVSPDGFRFYINLFNEIDLQNIHLPKTHGLYHTWISVATAAH; translated from the exons ATGTCCGTCGCCGCAGCCGACTGGCTCCCGTCCGCGACCGTCACGGCGTCCGGCCGGCCGGTGCTGTCCGCCGGCGAGATCGAGCGGCACCTGCTTCCGCTCGTCGACCTCGAGCCCGAGGAGAACCCCCGCCTCGCGCCCCTCCGCGGCTGCCTCCTCGCGCTCACCTCCCACCGGCTCATCTTCCTCCACGAGGCCTCCCTCTCCGCGCGCGCCCTCCCGCTCGCGTCCATCGTCCACCCGTACCCTCCCCACCGCAGGCACAACCATAACCCACTCCGCTCCCTCttctcctcgtcgtcctcctcctcgtcgcatCACCCGCGCATCCGCATCCAGATCTCCCTGCCCCCGTCGCGGTcggaggtcgtcgccgtcgtcgtcaccTGCAAGGCGGACGTGGATGTGTTCTACGGGCGGCTGCTCGAGGCCATCCGCGCGAGGGCCTGGGAGGCGACCGCCGCGGCTGCTCCGGCCAGTGGCGCCCCGGTGGCTGAGGGAGCCGCCCCAGCCGAGGAGGATCTGGCGATCAGGATGCCCGTGGTTGGAGTGGCGGGGATACTGCGGAAGGAGCAGGAGACGTGGGAGAGTGCGGGGCAGAACTTGCAGGATGCCTTCCAGGATCTCAACGCACTCATG AGCAAAGCCAAGGAAATGATGGAATTGGCAGAGAAGATGAGGCAAAAGCTATTGACGAACTCATCTGCTCAATCGAATTCCAATGACGAAGAGATGGGTTCTAAGCAAGACATGCAGGATTTGCTATTGAGCGTAGGCATCGTGTCTCCTGTGACAAAGGAAACTGCTGGTGCTTTGTACCATCAGCAGCTTTCACGACAG CTGGCTGACTTTGTAAGAGTACCAGTTGAGAGAGCAGGTGGTATGATGGCACTAGTCGATGTCTACTGTCTCTTCAACCGTGCTAGGGGAACAG AGTTGATCTCACCAGAGGATCTTTTGCAAGCTTGCTCCCTTTGGGAGAAATTTGATGT CCCAGTGATGCTCCGGAAATTTGACAGTGGAGTGAAGGTGATCCAGACCAAGACGCATAGTGATGATGAG GTATTTGCAAGAATCTCATCACTCGCACAAAAGCCGGATGCTCTTCTCAAAGGAATAAGCCCCAGCGACGCTGCATTCACGCTGGGGATTGCACCAGCTTTAGCAAAGGAGCATCTTCTAAATGCAGAAAACAAAG GTCTACTCTGCAGGGATGTCAGTCCAGATGGGTTCCGTTTCTACATCAATTTGTTTAACGAGATTGATCTCCAGAATATTCATTT GCCAAAAACTCATGGACTATACCACACTTGGATATCTGTGGCAACGGCAGCACATTGA